The bacterium DNA window CTACGGCCAGAGCTAGCAGATTGGAGTCCGCGCTGCCGACCGGTTGGTCGGCGCCCGCCGTCAGCGCGTCCAAGGCACGACCGCAGACCTCGTTGTTCCGCTCGGTGCGCAGCCGCTCTAAGCGGACGATCTGCGATGCCCGTACCTCGGCGTTGTCCACCTTGAGCACCTCGATGGACTCTTCGCCTTCGACCTGATAGCGGTTCACGCCAACCACCGTTTGAGCGCCGGAGTCGATTCGGGCCTGAGTACGGGCCGCCGCCTCTTCAATGCGCATCTTGGGAATCCCCGCCTCGATGGCCTCAGCCATGCCGCCGGCCGTCTCCACCTCGCTGATGTGCTCCCACGCCCGCTGAGCCAGGTCGTGGGTAAGGCGTTCCACGTAGTACGAGCCGCCCCAGGGGTCGGCCACCCGGCAGGTGCCCGACTCATGCTGCAACAAAAGCTGGGTGTTGCGAGCGATCCGGGCTGAGAAATCGGTGGGCAGAGCCAGGGCCTCGTCTAATGCATTGGTGTGCAGCGACTGGGTATGGCCCTGGGTGGCGGCCATGGCCTCGATAGTGGTGCGGACCACGTTGTTGAATACGTCTTGGGCGGTGAGGCTCCACCCCGAGGTCTGGCTGTGGGTGCGAAGCGACAGCGACCGGGGATTTTTCGGATTGAATGGCCGCATCAGCTTGGCCCACAGCAGTCGGGCGGCCCGGAGCTTGGCCACCTCCATGAAGAAGTTCATACCGATGCACCAGAAGAAGCTGAGCCGGGGGGCGAAGGCGTCGATTTCCAGCCCCGAGTCCAACCCGGCCCGCACGTACTCCACCCCGTCGGCCAGGGTGTAGGCCAGTTCCAGGTCGAGGGTGGCCCCGGCCTCTTGCATGTGGTAGCCGGAGATGGAGATGGAATTGAACTTCGGCATGTTGGCCGAGGTGAAGGCGAAGATGTCGGAGATGATCCGCATGGACGGCGCCGGCGGATAGATGAAGGTGTTGCGGACCATGAACTCCTTCAAGATGTCGTTCTGAATGGTCCCGGCCAGCTTCTCGGGCTCCACTCCCTGCTCCTCGCCGGCCACGATGTACATGGCCAGGATCGGCAGCACTGCGCCGTTCATGGTCATCGACACGGTCATCTGGTCCAGCGGGATGCCGTCGAACAGGATCTGCATGTCGAGAATGGAGTCGATGGCCACCCCGGCCATCCCCACATCACCGCTCACCCGCTGGTTGTCGGAGTCGTAGCCCCGATGGGTGGCCAGGTCGAAGGCCACCGACAGGCCCTTCTGGCCGGCAGCCAGGTTGCGCCGATAAAAGGCGTTGGAATCCTCCGCAGTGGAGAACCCGGCGTATTGGCGAATGGTCCACGGCTGGGTGGCGTACATGGTGGCGTAGGGGCCACGCAGGTAGGGCTCCAGTCCGGGGTAGGTGTCGCAGAAGTCCAGCGGCGCCCGGTCCTCGGCGGTGTAGAGCCGGCGCACACCGAACCCCTCGGGAGTAGCCCAGGTCAGACGGTCAGAGCTATCTCCGGTCTGCTCGGACACCAGGTCGGCCCAGCTGGTGCCGTTGGCACTCGACACCGACATTGGACCGAATTCCACTCCGGTGAAGTCGGGAACAGTCACAGGCCCAGCCTTGCGTGAAGGGATTGCAAAACGGCCAGGGCATCGCATCCAAGGTGGATGTATGCGTCTGCCCCCCACCGGTCATCGGGTCGTCCGGCCAGCACCACATACCCGCACCCGGCTGCTTTGAGAGCTGCCACCGTGCTGGCGGCGCACTCTTGGTACACATCGTCGGAGGAGCAGATCACAGCAATGAGCGAGCCCGACGACGACCAGGCTGCTGCGGCTTCTGCCGGAGCGTCAAAGCCGTCATTGCCCAAGGCACGGATTCCCCCGGCGGCCAGCAGATTGACGGCAAACGCTGCCCGAGCCGTGTGTACCGCCATGGGGCCGAGGTTGGCCAAGAATGCGGTTGGACGCGACGGAGCGGCATCGGCGGCATCCCGCATTGCCTCAAACGGCTCGGCTAGTCGGCGCAGTTCGGGCTCTGGCGCCCCCGACAGCCGATCCACCGCCTCCTCGTCGATATCGGGGAACTCGCTCACTCCCGTGAGGGGGAGGCGGCGGGTGGCCACGTCCTGGCTTCGAGCTCTATGGGTCGCTTCGATGCGCTCGACCAGGCTTGCCCCCGCCTCCAGTTCTTGGAATAGGCCCCAGGCGGTTGCCGCCAGCGCGTCAGTGAGCGATTCCACGTAGTAGGAGCCGCCAGAGGGGTCGATCACCTGATCGACGTGGGATTCCTCTCGCAGCAGGAGTTGCGTGTTGCGAGCGATACGCAGCCCTAGTTGGTCCGGGACACCGATGGCAGCATCGAACGGACTGACCGTGATTGCATCAGCGCCGCCCACAGCAGCAGCGAAACAGGCCACTGTCGTGCGGATCATGTTCACGTACGGGTCACGACGGCTCATCATGGCGCCAGAGGTAACCGCGTGCTGACGTTGGGCAGCAGGCTCAATGTCGCATGCCTCGGTCACCCGGACCCACAGCTGGCGGGCGGCGCGCAGCTTGGCCATGGTCAAGAACTGGTCCACTCCGGCGGCGTAGCGGAATTCCAGCTTGTCGGCCGCCGGTGCCAGGTCTAGCCCCGCCTGCTCACAGGCCCGCAGGTAGGCAACTCCGTCGGCCAGCGACCCGGCCAGCTCCTGGGCTTCGGTGGCACCCTGATCAGCCAGCCGCGCCCCGTTGACAACCGCGACCAACACGTTGGGATAGTTCAGATTCAAGGTGTTGGCCACCGCCTCAGCCGCCGCAGGATCTCGGGGGTTCATCCCAAAGCCGCCGAGAGCCTTGTCCCTGGCCACTCCCCTGCTGTCCCAGAGATCGACCAAGTGCCATATCGCGGCCTCGCTCCCCGGCGCCAGCATGATGGGCACCGTGGCGGGAACACCATCAAGTAGCTCTTCGAGCTCTTCCAGCCTGATTTCGCCGTCGATGTGGAGCTCTATGGCATCAGCTCCCCCGCGCAAGTCGTCTAGCACAGCCCGGTTGCCGGTAGCACAGCTGTGGGCCTGGCGAACCTGCCACGCCCCTCCCGCAACCCTGCTGCCCCGGGTGAATGGCGCGGCACCGGGAAGGCTGAAGTCTCCGGGGTGGTCGTCGCTGGTGTAAAGCGGTTGAATCTGGATGCCGTCGTAGGTGGTGCCCACCAGCCTTTTGTCGAACGGCGCTCCCCGCAGCACTTGCTCCACCAGCTCCATCCACTGGTCCCGCCCGGCCGGGTCAAAATCGACGGCCAGGCTCATTACGGCGTCGCTCACAACTCTGAATGGTACGTCCTGGCCCTCGGTCTTCCCGCCTTGGAAAAGAAGGCAGGCTGTCGCTTTTCGCAGCGCAACTTGTGGCCGATTCCCGACGAGGAGGAAAATCAAGGCGTTCGCTCCCCCACTCAGAGGTGCAAAATGGCAGACCTGCCGTTCAAGGTGTTCGACGCCGACAACCACTACTACGAGGCCACCGACGCCTTCATTCGCTACATCGACCCGACCATGAAAAAACGCTGTATGCAGTGGGCCAACATCGACGGCAAGCAGCGCTTGCTGGTGGCGGGCAAGATCAACCGGTTCATCCCCAACCCCACGTTCGACCCGGTGTCCAAGCCGGGGGCGCTCCAAGACTTCTTCCGGGGCCGCAACAAAGACGGTGTGGACGTGAAGACCATGTTCGGTGAACTCGACCCCATCTCCGAGCGGCCCGAGTACCGAGATCGGGACAAGCGCCTCGAACTCATGGACGCCCAGAACATCGAAGCCGCCCTGTTCTTCCCCACTCTGGGTGTGGGCATGGAGCAATCCCTGCGCCACGACCCTCCGGCGGTGGTGGCGGCCTTTACCGCATTCAACCGCTGGCTGGCCGAAGACTGGGGCTTCGCTTATCAGGAGCGTATATTCGCCGCTCCGGTGGTCTCGATGATCAACGTGGACTGGGCCGTTTCCGAAGTGGAGTGGGCCTTGGACAACGACGCCCGCATGGTGGTGATGGTGCCCGGGCCGGTGCCCACCGCCGACGGCGGTAGCCAATCGCCGGGAATGCCCGACTACGACCCGGTGTGGGCCCGCCTCGCTGAGGCCGGCATCACCGTGGGGATGCACGGCGGCGACGGCGGCCTGCACGAATACAACGAGATGTGGGAGCCGACCGAGGACTTCCAGTCGTTCCGGACCTCCACGTTCAAGCAGGTCACCGGACACGACCGCCAGATCTTCGACACCATGGCGGCCATGGTGTGCCATGGGCTGTACGACCGCCACCCCAACCTGCGGATCGCCTGCATCGAGAACGGGGGAATGTTCGCCCCCCGGCTGGTGGAGGAGCTCAAGATCGCCTACGGCAAGATGCCCAACGAGTTCCAGACCGACCCGGTTGACCAGTTCTTGTCCCATGTCTGGGTTTCGCCTTACTACGAGGATGACATCGATCTGATCAAAGAGACGATGGGCGCCGACCACATGCTGTTCGGCTCCGACTACCCCCACGCCGAGGGGCTGGAGGTGCCTACCGACTTCATCTACGACATCCCCAACTTCACCGATGCCGAGGCCAAGGCCATGATGCGGGACAACGCCTGGGACGTGATCACCCCCCGCTCCGCGCTGGCCGCCTGAGGATTGGCCGCCTGAGCAGCGTCCGCCTAGACACCGCCCACCTGACCCGCCGACCGAAAGGGACCATCACCATGGCCATGCCCTCCGACATTCCGATCATCGACACCATGATCGGGTTCCCCAAGCCCGACTTCTCCACTTACGACTTCATCCGGTCCCAGACCAAGGACGCCCAGTCGTCCGAGGAGTTCGACTTCCCAGTGGAGTACATGTTCAAAGGGGTGCCCAAGGAGCTGTACGGCACCGACGACGACCCGGTACAGGTAACGCTCAAGGAGATGGACCGGTTCAACATCGAGCTGGCCCTGGTCTCCTGCGAGGACGATTCCGGCCAGCGGGCGCTGAAGGACTACCCCGAGCGGTTTATCCCCTCCATGAGTGTCGACCCCAACGACGTGATGGGTGAGGTACGCCGCATCGACCAACTCCACCAGGAGTGGGGCGTCAAGGCGGTGGGCGCGTTCCCCGCGGGGTGCTTCCCCCAGGTGCCGATTGACGACGCCAAGTTCTACCCGATCTACGCGAAATGCGTGGAGCTGGATCTGCCCATGTTCGTGTGCGCCGGTGTTCCCGGCCCTCGGTTCCCGTTCTCGCCCCAGCACGTGGAGCGCATTGACCGGGTCATGTACGACTTCCCCGAGCTCACTTTCGTCACCCGCCATGGCTGCGAGCCGTGGGAGGACCTAGCGGTGAAGCTCATGCTGAAATGGCCCGGCCTGCACTACTCCACCTCGGCGTTCGCCCCCAAGCACTACCCCGAGGCCATCATTCGCTACGCCAACACCCGGGGGGCCGAAAAGGTCATCTACGCCGGCTATTTCCCCATGGGGCTGTCGCTGGAGCGGATCATGACCGACATGAAGGATGTGCCCTTCCGGGACAAGGTATGGCCCAGCTTTCTGCGCGAGAACGCCCGCCGGGTGTTGAAGCTGGACTGAGTATTCGACTGAGTAGAACTGAGTAGAGGAGACAAGCGATGAGCGATCAACGAGTGGAACAAGACTGGGAGACCCCGTCGTTGGAGGAGATCCCGGTTATCACCAAGATGCATGTGGAGGCTATGGAGTCCAGCGACGACCCCGCCGTCTGGGGCGTCGCGGGCATGCACCATGTGCTCATCAGGACTATCGGGCGGCGCTCGGGCAAAGAGCACAAAGTGGCCCTGCCCTACTGGAGAGATCCTGATGGCCATCGCATTGTGGTGGCGTCGTATGCCGGGGCCAAAGCCCACCCGTCCTGGTATTTCAACCTGGCCGACAAAGAGGCCAACCCCGAACTGCTGGTCACCGATGAAGGGCGGAATTTCTGGGCGGTGGCCGACATCTGCGACGGCGACGACTACCAGGCCACCTGGGAAGGCCTGGTGGCCGACCGGGCCTGGTACGCCGACTACCAGGCTAAGGCCCCCCACCGCCGCATTCCTCTGGTGCGGCTGGTGGAGCAGCGCCCCGCATAGGATCGGCGGCCATGGCGAATCAACCAGTCCGCACCCTGCCGCCTGCCGGGGCCATCCAAGACGAGCGCGAGATCGAAGCCGTGCTCGAGGTGCTGCGCTCAGGCGACCTCAACATCGGCGAGAACGTGGCCCGCTTCGAGGACGAGGTGTCCACGGTGCTGGGCAAGGAACTGGGGGTGATGGTCAACTCCGGCTCCTCGGCACTGCTGTTGGGGATAGGACTGCTCGACCTGGAGCCCGGTGATGAGATCATCACCTCGGTGCTCACCTTCTCCACCGACGTGTCCTCGATCATCCAGTTGGGCCTGGTGCCGGTTTTCGTCGACGTGGAGCCTGACACCTTCCAGATCGACGTGAACCGAATCACCGAGATGATCGGCCCCCGCACCAAGGCCATCATGACCCCCAACCTGATGGGCAACTGCCCCGACTGGGACGTCATCAGGGCCATTGCCGACGAGCACGGGCTGAAGGTGATCGAAGATTCCTGTGACGTGCTGGACACCCGGCTGCGGGGCTCCCGGATCGGCGCCCGCAGCGACATCAGCCTCACCAGCTTCGCCATCTCCCACTCGCTCACCTGCGCGGGCAATGGGGGCATGGTGGCAATGGACGATCCCGAGCTGCACGACAAGTGCCTGACCCGTCGCCGCTGGGGAAGGCGGTCAGAGTCGTACCTCTACGGCTCCCGCAAAGGGCAGGACACCCGTTGGGGCCCGTTGGACGACGGCACCATGTACGACCAGATCTTCATCTTCGACGACCTGGGCTACAACTTCGAGCCCTCCGAGCTGGGGGCGGCCTACGGGTTGGTGCAATTCAGCAAGCTCCAAGAGTTCAACGCCCGCCGTCAGCACGCCTTCAATCGCTACAACGATCTGCTGGTCAATCACACCGACAAAGTGATCCTGCCCCGCACCACGCCCGAACTGGAGACCACCTGGATGCGCTACGGGTTCATCCTGCGGCCCGAGTCAGGGCACGACCGCACCGATGTGCAGAACTTCCTCGAAGACCGCAATGTGCAGTCCCGAATGGTCTGGACCGGGAATATCCTCCGCCAGCCCGGCTTCTCGGGCATTGAGCACCGGGCCCCGGCCGACGGCTTCCCCAACGCCGATCTGGTGATGAGCCATGCGTTGTGCATCCCCACCCACCACGGGCTGGGATCAGACGACGTCGGCTACGTGGTCGACACGCTCTCGGAGCTGTTTGGCGGCTAGTTGCGCCGCCCACTTGGGCGACGAGCTCAGCTGCCCATCAGCTTGCCCATGTCGAAGTAGTCCGACCAACGGGCGATTCGACCGTCGCGAATCTCGAACACGCCGCACACCGGCAAATCCACCTGGCCGTCGGCGGTGTTGATGTAATCGGTTCGCTCGTTGAGCACCACATTGCCGTTGGCCGCTTGTTGGTGGGTCTCAAATACGATGCCTCCGGAGGTGGCGAAGAACCCCTCCAAAAACGCCCGTATGGCCTCGGCCCCCTCCAAGGGATCCATCGGGACGTTGTGATAGACGGCGTCATCGGTGAAGTAGGCCATCAGCTCATCGGCATCGCCGTTGGCCCACGCGGCGCAAAACGCACTCACCAGTTCGCTGGGATCGGTCGGCAGATCAGACATCGCTCTCTCCTATCGTCGAATCGTCTTGTCGGGATGCCCAGCATGGCCCGCAACCTGCCCGCTCTGCCAAATGACCAAGAGCCTCTAGCGCACGGCTCAGGGATGTGCTATCTTAGAAAACAGTCCAGTTAGCCTGTTTTCGGCAATTGAATTTAGGGGGATCCCATGCGGACAGAAAACACCAAGTCAACCCGAAGCTGGAGGATTATCGCCTTGCTCTTGGCGGTCCTGGCACTCGTTGCCGTCAGCTGCGGCAACGACGACGACTCCCGAGGCTCTCAGTCAACGATCACGATTGCCGTCAACGGATGGAACGGAGCTGCGGCGAACTCCGCAGTAGCCGCCCAGCTACTAGAGAGCGAACTCGGATATGACGTTGTCCGGGTGGACATCGACGAGAACGCCCAGTGGCCAGCCATCAACACCGGCGACATCGATGTATCGCTTGAAATCTGGCCATCTGGGCACGCCCAGGACGTCGTCGACTTCATCGACAATCCAGATGCGAACATCGACAACGCTGGCCTGCTCGGACCTGTCGGCAAGATCGGCTGGTTCATCCCCACCTACATGGTGGACCAGTACCCAGAACTGGCCACTTGGGAGGGGTTCTCCAATCCTGAGCTGGCCGGGATGTTCGCCACCGCAGAGACCGGTGACCTGGGACAATTCCTAGGCGGCGACCCGAGTTTCGTGCAGTTCGACGAGGCGATCATCAACAATTTGGGCCTGCCCCTTCAGGTGGTCTACGCCGGCTCCGAAGCTGCAATCCTGGCCGCGGTCGATTCGGCATACAGCCGTCAAGAGCCGGTCCTTGTTTACCTGTGGACGCCGCACTCGGCATTCAACAACTACGACCTCACTAATGTGCTCCTTCCCGAGTACACCGACGCCTGTGGCAAGGCAGCGGCCAGTGCGCCCGAAGATGTTGACTGCGACTACCCAGCAGACGTGCTGTTCAAGATCATCAATAGCGACTTGGCTGAGAACGCCCCTGACGCCGATGCCTTCTTGCGTGCGATGAACTACACCAGCGCCGACCAGATCTCGATGCTGGCCGCAATTGAAAACGACGGAATGTCAGTGGACGACGCCGCAGCCCAGTGGATCGAGGCCAACGAGAGCGTCTGGAGCGCTTGGCTCCCCTCCTAGGCTCCAGCTGAGAACCGGTGTCGGCGGCTTGCGGGAGTCGCCGACACCGGTTCTCTCTTTCTCTCTTTAGGAGCAGTCGTTGTACGACTTCATCATCGTCGGAGGGGGCTCTGCTGGCTGCGCGTTGGCCAACCGTCTGAGCGCGGATGCCAGCACCCGAGTTCTGGTGCTGGAAGCAGGGCGCCGGGATTACAAGTGGGATGTGTTCATTCATATGCCCGCGGCCCTGGCGTTTCCCATCGGCAGTCGCTTCTACGACTGGAAATACGAGAGCGAGCCTGAGCCCCACATGGGAAGCCGAAGGGTCTACCACGCCCGGGGGAAGGTGCTGGGCGGCTCCAGTTCCATCAACGGCATGATCTTCCAGCGGGGAAATCCCGCCGATTACGACAAATGGGCCACCGAGCCCGGCATGGAGAACTGGGACTACCGCCATTGTCTGCCCTACTTCAAGCGCATGGAAACCTGCCTGGCCGGAGCGGACCAATGGCGTGGCGAGGAGGGACCGCTGGTGTTGGAGCGGGGACCGGCCGACAGCCCCCTGTTCACCGCCTTCTTCAAGGCGGTGCAAGAGGCCGGTTACGAGTTGAGCGACGACGTCAACGGGTATCGCCAGGAGGGATTTGCGGCGTTCGACCGCAACGTCCACAAAGGCCGACGGCTCTCAGCATCTCGGGCCTACCTGCATCCGGTGATGAACCGCAAGAACCTCAAGGTGGAGACCGGCAGCCTCATCAGCCGGGTGCTGTTCGATCAGAACCGGGCAGTGGGCGTGGAGTACCGGCGAAGGGGACGCACCCATACCGCCCAGGGGGCGCACATTCTGCTGTGTGCAGGGGCCTTCGGCTCGGCCCAGCTCTTGCAACTCTCCGGAGTGGGTCCAGCCGACCTGCTGGATTCGCTGGACATCCCGGTGGTGGCTGATCTGCCCGGCGTGGGCGAGAACCTTCAGGACCACTTGGAGGTATACATCCAATTCGCCTCGAGCCAACCAGTGTCCATGCAACCAGCCCTCAAGCAGTGGCGCCGGCCCTGGATCGGCCTGCAGTGGCTGGCCCGGAGGGGTCCGGGGGCCACCAACCACTTCGAAGGGGGTGGCTTCGTGCGCTCCAACCTCAACGAGGCCTACCCGAATCTCATGTTCCACTTCTTGCCACTGGCCATCCGCTATGACGGTTCATCGCCGAGCAGCGGTCACGGTTATCAGGTTCATGTTGGACCCATGTACTCGGATGCCCGAGGCCAATTGCGGATCAAGTCGCGTGATCCCAGAGCCAAACCTGCCCTTCAGTTCAACTACCTCTCCACCGAGCAAGACCGCCGCGAGTGGGTGGAAACCATACGAGTGACCCGTACCATCATGAACCAACCGGCGTTCGCCCCTTATAATGCTGGCGAATTGTCGCCCGGGCCCGAAGTCTCCACCGATCAGCAGATCATGGACTGGGTGGCCCACGATGCCGAGACCGCGCTGCATCCGGCCGGTACGGCTCGCATGGGCACCGATGACCAATCGGTGGTGCATCCCAAGACAATGGAGGTTCACGGCACCAGCGGGCTGATGGTGGTGGATGCCTCAGTGATGCCCACCGTCACCAACGGCAACATCTACGCGCCGGTGATGATGATTGCCGAGAAGGCGGCTGACCTCATACTGGGCTGCGAGCCGCTTCCCCCCGAAGACGTCCCGGTTTATTCCGCTGAGCCGATCAGGTCCCGAGCCGCTCCATGATCGCCAATCAGGTCGGAAACCATGTCGATCACCTTCCTGCGTTCCTCCGCGGTGGGCGGTGCCAATCCGAACAGGTCGATGAGCCAGAGACCGTCGCCCACGATCCGGGCCAACAGCGCCACCACATCGTCGAGACCGTCATCATGGCGAAGCCGGTCTTGCCAGAGTTCAAAAGTCTCCCGCGTGCTCTCCAGCAGATCGTCGTCCACCGCGGCTGCGGCCAGGATCGACACCGCTGTATCGGTGGCCGCCTGAGTCGGCTCCCGCACGTAATCGAGATAGGCCAGTGCGAACGCTCCCTGGCGGACGTCAATGCCATCGGCCAACACATTGAGCTCGTTGTCAAGGACTCCCATCACCTGGTTGAGCAGCCCGATGATCAACGCGTCTTTGGAGCCGAAGTGATAGAGAAAGCCGCCCTTGCTCACCCCCGCTTGGGCCGCCACCTTGTCGAGGGTCAGCGACGACACCCCCTCCCGTTTGATCACTTCGGCGGCCGCTTGCAGAATCCGGTCACGGGTCAGCACCGCCCGCTCCTGCACCGGCAGATTCCTGGTCCGCCCCTTAGATTCCGCCATTGCGGAGTCAGGGTACTCCAAGCCGATACCCGTCTGAGCGGACGGTAAGGTCTAGGAC harbors:
- the scpA gene encoding methylmalonyl-CoA mutase, whose product is MTVPDFTGVEFGPMSVSSANGTSWADLVSEQTGDSSDRLTWATPEGFGVRRLYTAEDRAPLDFCDTYPGLEPYLRGPYATMYATQPWTIRQYAGFSTAEDSNAFYRRNLAAGQKGLSVAFDLATHRGYDSDNQRVSGDVGMAGVAIDSILDMQILFDGIPLDQMTVSMTMNGAVLPILAMYIVAGEEQGVEPEKLAGTIQNDILKEFMVRNTFIYPPAPSMRIISDIFAFTSANMPKFNSISISGYHMQEAGATLDLELAYTLADGVEYVRAGLDSGLEIDAFAPRLSFFWCIGMNFFMEVAKLRAARLLWAKLMRPFNPKNPRSLSLRTHSQTSGWSLTAQDVFNNVVRTTIEAMAATQGHTQSLHTNALDEALALPTDFSARIARNTQLLLQHESGTCRVADPWGGSYYVERLTHDLAQRAWEHISEVETAGGMAEAIEAGIPKMRIEEAAARTQARIDSGAQTVVGVNRYQVEGEESIEVLKVDNAEVRASQIVRLERLRTERNNEVCGRALDALTAGADQPVGSADSNLLALAVDAARARATVGEISDALEKVYGRHAPRIRTISGVYQSEMGQSEGNGSGTGEVREAVAGFASRAGRRPRILVAKMGQDGHDRGQKVIATAFADLGFDVDVGPLFQTPAEVARQAVEADVHIVGASSLAAGHMTLVPELRAELKQLGRADIMIVVGGVIPLSDHDELRAAGAEAIFGPGTVIADAALELLAALDDRR
- a CDS encoding methylmalonyl-CoA mutase family protein, which produces MSDAVMSLAVDFDPAGRDQWMELVEQVLRGAPFDKRLVGTTYDGIQIQPLYTSDDHPGDFSLPGAAPFTRGSRVAGGAWQVRQAHSCATGNRAVLDDLRGGADAIELHIDGEIRLEELEELLDGVPATVPIMLAPGSEAAIWHLVDLWDSRGVARDKALGGFGMNPRDPAAAEAVANTLNLNYPNVLVAVVNGARLADQGATEAQELAGSLADGVAYLRACEQAGLDLAPAADKLEFRYAAGVDQFLTMAKLRAARQLWVRVTEACDIEPAAQRQHAVTSGAMMSRRDPYVNMIRTTVACFAAAVGGADAITVSPFDAAIGVPDQLGLRIARNTQLLLREESHVDQVIDPSGGSYYVESLTDALAATAWGLFQELEAGASLVERIEATHRARSQDVATRRLPLTGVSEFPDIDEEAVDRLSGAPEPELRRLAEPFEAMRDAADAAPSRPTAFLANLGPMAVHTARAAFAVNLLAAGGIRALGNDGFDAPAEAAAAWSSSGSLIAVICSSDDVYQECAASTVAALKAAGCGYVVLAGRPDDRWGADAYIHLGCDALAVLQSLHARLGL
- a CDS encoding amidohydrolase family protein; translation: MADLPFKVFDADNHYYEATDAFIRYIDPTMKKRCMQWANIDGKQRLLVAGKINRFIPNPTFDPVSKPGALQDFFRGRNKDGVDVKTMFGELDPISERPEYRDRDKRLELMDAQNIEAALFFPTLGVGMEQSLRHDPPAVVAAFTAFNRWLAEDWGFAYQERIFAAPVVSMINVDWAVSEVEWALDNDARMVVMVPGPVPTADGGSQSPGMPDYDPVWARLAEAGITVGMHGGDGGLHEYNEMWEPTEDFQSFRTSTFKQVTGHDRQIFDTMAAMVCHGLYDRHPNLRIACIENGGMFAPRLVEELKIAYGKMPNEFQTDPVDQFLSHVWVSPYYEDDIDLIKETMGADHMLFGSDYPHAEGLEVPTDFIYDIPNFTDAEAKAMMRDNAWDVITPRSALAA
- a CDS encoding amidohydrolase family protein, translated to MAMPSDIPIIDTMIGFPKPDFSTYDFIRSQTKDAQSSEEFDFPVEYMFKGVPKELYGTDDDPVQVTLKEMDRFNIELALVSCEDDSGQRALKDYPERFIPSMSVDPNDVMGEVRRIDQLHQEWGVKAVGAFPAGCFPQVPIDDAKFYPIYAKCVELDLPMFVCAGVPGPRFPFSPQHVERIDRVMYDFPELTFVTRHGCEPWEDLAVKLMLKWPGLHYSTSAFAPKHYPEAIIRYANTRGAEKVIYAGYFPMGLSLERIMTDMKDVPFRDKVWPSFLRENARRVLKLD
- a CDS encoding nitroreductase/quinone reductase family protein, which gives rise to MSDQRVEQDWETPSLEEIPVITKMHVEAMESSDDPAVWGVAGMHHVLIRTIGRRSGKEHKVALPYWRDPDGHRIVVASYAGAKAHPSWYFNLADKEANPELLVTDEGRNFWAVADICDGDDYQATWEGLVADRAWYADYQAKAPHRRIPLVRLVEQRPA
- a CDS encoding DegT/DnrJ/EryC1/StrS family aminotransferase, which gives rise to MANQPVRTLPPAGAIQDEREIEAVLEVLRSGDLNIGENVARFEDEVSTVLGKELGVMVNSGSSALLLGIGLLDLEPGDEIITSVLTFSTDVSSIIQLGLVPVFVDVEPDTFQIDVNRITEMIGPRTKAIMTPNLMGNCPDWDVIRAIADEHGLKVIEDSCDVLDTRLRGSRIGARSDISLTSFAISHSLTCAGNGGMVAMDDPELHDKCLTRRRWGRRSESYLYGSRKGQDTRWGPLDDGTMYDQIFIFDDLGYNFEPSELGAAYGLVQFSKLQEFNARRQHAFNRYNDLLVNHTDKVILPRTTPELETTWMRYGFILRPESGHDRTDVQNFLEDRNVQSRMVWTGNILRQPGFSGIEHRAPADGFPNADLVMSHALCIPTHHGLGSDDVGYVVDTLSELFGG
- a CDS encoding SgcJ/EcaC family oxidoreductase, which translates into the protein MSDLPTDPSELVSAFCAAWANGDADELMAYFTDDAVYHNVPMDPLEGAEAIRAFLEGFFATSGGIVFETHQQAANGNVVLNERTDYINTADGQVDLPVCGVFEIRDGRIARWSDYFDMGKLMGS
- a CDS encoding ABC transporter substrate-binding protein, which translates into the protein MRTENTKSTRSWRIIALLLAVLALVAVSCGNDDDSRGSQSTITIAVNGWNGAAANSAVAAQLLESELGYDVVRVDIDENAQWPAINTGDIDVSLEIWPSGHAQDVVDFIDNPDANIDNAGLLGPVGKIGWFIPTYMVDQYPELATWEGFSNPELAGMFATAETGDLGQFLGGDPSFVQFDEAIINNLGLPLQVVYAGSEAAILAAVDSAYSRQEPVLVYLWTPHSAFNNYDLTNVLLPEYTDACGKAAASAPEDVDCDYPADVLFKIINSDLAENAPDADAFLRAMNYTSADQISMLAAIENDGMSVDDAAAQWIEANESVWSAWLPS
- the betA gene encoding choline dehydrogenase, yielding MYDFIIVGGGSAGCALANRLSADASTRVLVLEAGRRDYKWDVFIHMPAALAFPIGSRFYDWKYESEPEPHMGSRRVYHARGKVLGGSSSINGMIFQRGNPADYDKWATEPGMENWDYRHCLPYFKRMETCLAGADQWRGEEGPLVLERGPADSPLFTAFFKAVQEAGYELSDDVNGYRQEGFAAFDRNVHKGRRLSASRAYLHPVMNRKNLKVETGSLISRVLFDQNRAVGVEYRRRGRTHTAQGAHILLCAGAFGSAQLLQLSGVGPADLLDSLDIPVVADLPGVGENLQDHLEVYIQFASSQPVSMQPALKQWRRPWIGLQWLARRGPGATNHFEGGGFVRSNLNEAYPNLMFHFLPLAIRYDGSSPSSGHGYQVHVGPMYSDARGQLRIKSRDPRAKPALQFNYLSTEQDRREWVETIRVTRTIMNQPAFAPYNAGELSPGPEVSTDQQIMDWVAHDAETALHPAGTARMGTDDQSVVHPKTMEVHGTSGLMVVDASVMPTVTNGNIYAPVMMIAEKAADLILGCEPLPPEDVPVYSAEPIRSRAAP
- a CDS encoding TetR/AcrR family transcriptional regulator: MAESKGRTRNLPVQERAVLTRDRILQAAAEVIKREGVSSLTLDKVAAQAGVSKGGFLYHFGSKDALIIGLLNQVMGVLDNELNVLADGIDVRQGAFALAYLDYVREPTQAATDTAVSILAAAAVDDDLLESTRETFELWQDRLRHDDGLDDVVALLARIVGDGLWLIDLFGLAPPTAEERRKVIDMVSDLIGDHGAARDLIGSAE